One window of Pyrus communis chromosome 12, drPyrComm1.1, whole genome shotgun sequence genomic DNA carries:
- the LOC137710871 gene encoding probable E3 ubiquitin-protein ligase RHB1A: MGGCCCCSSKGTELNAAPTYYYFPRTSDEHVPLSSRQGGASAVSTGLLVDTNLDTSIPDTYRPPPAPIPYDVAIEDPHTPPSVQEICGSKSESALQTATNSDSVQEAVGGNTREVSPKCEDLKGADCKAQTDSELDPLKKSEVELAKSVESITLTMEEEDLCPTCLEEYDPQNPKITTKCDHHFHLACILEWMERSDTCPVCDQEMIFEPPI; the protein is encoded by the exons ATGGgaggctgctgctgctgttctTCCAAAGGAACGGAGCTAAATGCTGCACCAACATACTATTAC TTTCCAAGGACATCGGATGAGCATGTTCCTTTATCGTCTCGCCAAGGAGGTGCCTCTGCAGTCTCTACTGGACTCCTAGTTGATACAAATTTGGATACATCAATACCTGACACTTATAGACCACCTCCTGCCCCTATTCCATATGATGTGGCTATAGAGGATCCTCATACTCCACCATCGGTGCAAGAGATTTGTGGCAGCAAGAGTGAATCAGCATTGCAGACAGCAACAAATTCTGATTCTGTTCAAGAAGCAGTTGGTGGAAATACCCGAGAAGTTTCACCCAAGTGTGAAGACCTGAAGGGTGCGGACTGCAAAGCCCAAACTGATTCAGAACTTGATCCGTTGAAGAAGTCAGAAGTTGAACTTGCGAAATCAGTGGAATCTATTACTTTAACAATGGAGGAAGAGGATCTTTGTCCCACCTGTTTGGAAG AGTATGAtccacaaaatccaaaaattacCACAAAATGCGATCATCATTTTCACCTTGCTTGCATTCTTGAATGGATGGAACGAAGTGACACATGTCCTGTGTGTGATCAG GAAATGATATTTGAGCCTCCAATCTAG